One Deinococcus grandis DNA window includes the following coding sequences:
- a CDS encoding NAD(P)/FAD-dependent oxidoreductase, whose protein sequence is MDLRSGRAFWPLTNGLMHTYPPLSGDERADVLVIGAGITGALLADSLSAAGLDVVVTDLRDAAFGSTSASTALLQYEIDTNLVDLIPMIGQADAERAYHLCRDAIDTVRDLTAELPDDCGFRERGSLYYASNRRDARMLAQEHAARTRAGLNVEHLDARSLKARFGITAPAALFSPDGGEVDPYRLAQHLLQRAQSRGARVYDRTEVTRLDEHRTEFTAHTDRHAKIQAHWVVVATGYEAEKFLGRRLAQLKNSYALATEPIAETDGELWPTGCLIWETARPYLYARTTQDGRVVIGGEDDNHHNPARRERALPAKQKRLERKLGKLLPHLHPETAFAWAGTFGETKDGLAYIGPRQPGDRLLFALGYGGNGITYSVQAARLLTGLIQGEESDDLRIFRLDR, encoded by the coding sequence ATGGATCTCCGCAGCGGACGCGCCTTCTGGCCCCTCACGAACGGCCTCATGCACACCTACCCGCCCCTGAGCGGCGACGAGAGGGCCGACGTGCTCGTCATCGGGGCGGGCATCACGGGCGCGCTCCTCGCCGACTCGCTCAGCGCCGCCGGGCTGGACGTCGTCGTGACCGACCTGCGCGACGCCGCGTTCGGTAGCACCAGCGCCAGCACCGCCCTGCTGCAGTACGAGATCGACACGAACCTCGTGGACCTGATCCCCATGATCGGGCAGGCCGACGCGGAACGCGCCTACCACCTGTGCCGCGACGCCATCGACACGGTGCGCGACCTGACCGCCGAACTGCCCGACGACTGCGGCTTCCGCGAGCGGGGCAGCCTGTACTACGCCAGCAACCGCCGCGACGCCCGCATGCTCGCGCAGGAACACGCCGCCCGCACCCGCGCCGGACTGAACGTGGAACACCTGGACGCCCGCAGCCTCAAGGCCCGCTTTGGCATCACGGCGCCCGCCGCGCTGTTCAGCCCGGACGGCGGCGAGGTCGATCCGTACCGCCTCGCGCAGCACCTGCTTCAGCGGGCGCAGTCGCGGGGCGCGCGGGTGTACGACCGCACGGAAGTCACCCGCCTGGACGAACACCGCACCGAATTCACGGCGCACACCGACCGGCACGCGAAGATCCAGGCCCACTGGGTCGTCGTCGCCACCGGGTACGAGGCCGAGAAGTTCCTCGGCAGGCGCCTCGCGCAGCTGAAGAACTCCTACGCCCTGGCGACCGAACCCATCGCAGAAACCGACGGGGAACTGTGGCCCACCGGCTGCCTCATCTGGGAAACGGCCCGCCCTTACCTGTACGCCCGCACCACCCAGGATGGCCGCGTCGTCATCGGCGGCGAGGACGACAACCACCACAACCCTGCCCGCCGCGAACGCGCCCTGCCTGCCAAACAGAAACGGCTGGAACGCAAACTCGGCAAACTCCTGCCGCACCTCCACCCGGAAACGGCCTTCGCCTGGGCGGGTACCTTCGGCGAAACGAAGGACGGTCTCGCGTACATCGGCCCCCGGCAGCCGGGCGACCGGCTGCTGTTCGCCCTCGGCTACGGTGGCAACGGCATCACGTACAGCGTGCAGGCCGCCCGCCTCCTCACCGGACTGATCCAGGGAGAGGAGAGTGACGACCTGCGGATCTTCCGGCTGGACCGGTGA